One Streptomyces sp. NBC_01237 genomic region harbors:
- a CDS encoding DUF6879 family protein — protein sequence MRSPLTDYLRYELVAYLGNTRAGESTGVIDLREQPPPGLPDHDFWLFDNREAYRMHYTPNGAFIGGERVPARDLVRYQNYRERALAAAVPFMDYWERQH from the coding sequence CTGCGCTCACCCCTGACCGACTATCTGCGCTACGAACTGGTCGCCTATCTCGGCAATACCAGGGCCGGGGAGTCCACCGGCGTCATCGACTTGAGGGAACAGCCCCCACCGGGACTGCCCGACCACGACTTCTGGCTGTTCGACAACCGGGAGGCGTACCGAATGCACTACACCCCCAACGGCGCCTTCATCGGGGGTGAACGAGTTCCCGCCCGCGATCTCGTCCGATACCAGAACTACCGTGAGCGCGCTCTGGCCGCCGCTGTGCCGTTCATGGACTACTGGGAGCGGCAGCACTGA